The DNA window CATGAACGGAATAAAGTCACTTTGTGGGATGAACTTCTGTGCAGCGGTATTGTTTTTTAAGAACACCTCTTCCAAAGCCCATACATGATGGTCAGCATAAACAGCCCAAGCCTTTGCTCCATCATTAAGCTCTAGTCGTGTTATAGGTTTGATAGATAGATAGCCTTTTAACAACGCCAATGATCTATTCACATCCATGTCAAACATGTACATACAGGCTCTAGCCACCTCATAACCAGGTGGCATATTTTGTACTAGGTCCCAATCAATCACATTGCTTACCGCCCCGTTCAAATCAAAAAAGACATTGAAATGATGAAAATCGCCGTGAATTAATTGCCTGCTTGTTAACGGAGTATGTGAGTGTACGGCTTGTGAGCTCGCTAGATAGTCACGCTGTTGTTTTACTCTTCGTAAAACCGAACCTTTCGCATCAAGCGCACTATTGGCTTCAATACAGGCAACTATTTTTTGTAACCTATCAACCCAAGCACTTTTATCCCACGAAAGCTCGATTGTTGGAAAACCATTTCCAGCCATAGAAGCTAGCTGAACATGCAATTCAGCCAGTGCTTTTCCTAACTGAAAAGCATGTAACGCCGACAGTTCGCTTTTTTCAATTAGCTTCCCTTTTGCTTCAGGAAATAAAGCGTAAAAGCCCTCACCTATTTTGCCAAAGGAACAGCCATCGCGCGTCAAAACTGGAGCAATTATAGTATTCAGATTTTGGGAGAGTTTTTGTAATAGTTCATGTTCAAGCTTGATTTGTGCAACATTGTGAACACGATATTTTCTAAGGTAAAAATTCTCTGTGGATTGGATACGAAAGACATTATTCGTCGAGCCACCTGATTGCCGATTTAAACTAGCGTCAGCATCTATTTGGCTCCAGTGTTCACTAACCTCACGAACAAAATCACTCATAGTTCAATTGACCTCATAGGTACATAACGCCCTGCTAAGGGGTGAGCAATGCACTGCAAACGC is part of the Vibrio cidicii genome and encodes:
- a CDS encoding phosphotransferase → MSDFVREVSEHWSQIDADASLNRQSGGSTNNVFRIQSTENFYLRKYRVHNVAQIKLEHELLQKLSQNLNTIIAPVLTRDGCSFGKIGEGFYALFPEAKGKLIEKSELSALHAFQLGKALAELHVQLASMAGNGFPTIELSWDKSAWVDRLQKIVACIEANSALDAKGSVLRRVKQQRDYLASSQAVHSHTPLTSRQLIHGDFHHFNVFFDLNGAVSNVIDWDLVQNMPPGYEVARACMYMFDMDVNRSLALLKGYLSIKPITRLELNDGAKAWAVYADHHVWALEEVFLKNNTAAQKFIPQSDFIPFMEQWSKIESTLFCGGT